The following are encoded in a window of Mustela nigripes isolate SB6536 chromosome 3, MUSNIG.SB6536, whole genome shotgun sequence genomic DNA:
- the GSDMC gene encoding gasdermin-C, translating into MMEGSPGPTEKSGHRRPGGGDILTLDDYKPKTFPGHALVFKSGDSKWFMGFIPLPAEFEDLRQEIFWELEALSLLSQDAQDAIFHTILNMLGNQEALQDLMDEVRGSYSYLELIKSVLSDTQRDLLAQSMKKRILLQQQELVRSILEPNFKYFKDIPFTLKPELLATLQDEDLAITYGLLQECGLNMELNSPSSTWDLEDKQTLSALYGTLSLLQRLTVSPERPGLAAVYAGSIPDELRGPKATTSGVPGSMEPGISTPEGTF; encoded by the exons ATGATGGAGGGGTCCCCAGGCCCCACTGAGAAGAGCGGCCACAGGCGGCCTGGAGGGGGCG ATATTCTCACCCTAGACGACTACAAGCCGAAAACCTTTCCAGGACACGCCTTGGTGTTCAAGTCGGGAGACT cAAAATGGTTCATGGGTTTTATACCGTTACCAGCAG AATTTGAGGACCTACGGCAGGAGATTTTCTGGGAATTGGAGGCCCTGTCCCTGCTCTCACAGGACGCTCAGGATGCTATATTCCATACGATCCTGAACATGCTTGGGAACCAAGAGGCTTTGCAGGACCTCATGGATGAGGTGAGGGGTTCTTACAGCTACCTAGAGCTAATCAAAAGTG TGCTGAGTGACACCCAACGTGACCTGCTCGCCCAGTCCATGAAGAAGAGGATCCTGCTCCAGCAGCAGGAGCTG GTAAGGAGCATCCTGGAGCCCAACTTCAAATACTTCAAGGATATCCCCTTCACCCTCAAACCTGAGCTCCTTGCCACACTCCAGGACGAGGATTTGGCCATCACCTATGGCCTTCTGCAGGAGTGTGGCCTGAATATGGAGCTGAACAGCCCCAGTTCAACCTGGGATCTGGAAGACAAGCAGACCCTGTCTGCCCTGTATGGGACCCTCTCCCTGCTGCAGCGGCTGACAGTCAGTCCAGAGAGGCCTGGCCTCGCCGCAGTCTATGCTGGGAGCATCCCTGATGAGCTCAGGGGCCCAAAAGCCACCACTTCTGGCGTTCCGGGTAGCATGGAGCCAGGAATCAGCACACCTGAGGGAACGTTCTGA